CTTCGTTTAAATACATAAGGATTTCTTCAACTCCCTCGATTTTATATTCAACTATCGGACTATCTAAACTGTCCAAGATATGGATCTCAAGAGATTTTGGAATTAATTTGTAACTTTTTTTTAAGTTATTCAATAGATAATCCGCACCATCATAATTCTTTTTTAATTTTACGAGTTCTTCCAATAAATAAGAACAATCGAGTTTTGATTCATGTGTTTCGAGGAATTTTAAAATGTTTAAAATATTTTTTTCATCATTTTTCAAGATGTAACTATCCATATTTACCTTTAATTTTTCTAAAAATGCCGCAGACGATACTGGATTTTCAAGATAAGGTTCAGGATAATCCAAAGTATTTAATTCATTCTGAAACTTTTCAGATCTGTTTTCCAAACTTTCCAATATTTTATTTAATATATTTTTGATAACTGCTTTTGAAGGAGAATGTTTTTCAGTCACATACAGATTTCCTAAAGTAGATTTAAGTTTTGACGCAATATTGAAGTTTTTTACTATTTCCGAATTTTTTTCCAATAATTCATTGAAGAATAAGTAGTATTCAAATCTCAATTCCCAATATGGGCTTTTTAAATTGTGAATTGATTGTAAAATAATCCTTTCGGGAATTTTTACGTCGTATTTTGAAAGTACCCTAAGTATCCATACTCCAATGGTTCTTACAAGATATATCTCATCATGAAGAATATTGTTTAAAAGGTCGAAGTTCATAAAATCTTTTGATTCTTCAAAATATAGTGCAGTTCCTAATTTTTTTACACTTTCATATCTTTCAAGCCAGTATACACTTTCAAAGTTTTTTTCAGCCGATTTTAAATACTCGTAACGTTCTGAATGACTCATGTAACGCATTTTTAAATCAAGAGATTTGATCAAATATGGGCTTTCATCAATTTCCGGTAGGACATTATATTTCTCAATTAAAAGTGGAATTCCAAAGTGGTAGCATAATGGATGTTCTTTTAAAACATTTTCAAATGGATGATTATCAAAAAGTTCATCAATTTTTTCATCTAAATTCAATTTTTCTATTTTAAATAATGAATAAATCATTTTCAATGAGTATGCTTTTAACAGATGGTTTTTTCCAGAGATATTTTTTTTTAAATAGTAAAATATCTTTTCAAAATCCAAGTGTTTAATGTCCATATTTAACATGCGGCATATATCCAAAATTAAATAGTATGAAACTAGCTGTTGCATATTGCCGAGATGTTTTTTGTAGAATTTTGAAATATGGTTTTGAAATATCAAAGGATATTCTGAAAATGTATCTTTAACTTTAAAAATATTGTTTTGAAGTGAAATTGCTGCAAGTAACGAATAAAAGTCGTTTTCATTCGATAAATATTTTAACAATTCCTGCAGCGTATTTTCATCTGCTTCTTTTGAAATTGTAAGGTTAATTAGGAATTTAGAAGTTTCATCATTGGTTTCAGCAAGATTTATCAATTTTATATCTATTTTTTTATTGAAAACAAGGTAGGAATACCTCAAAAGGTTTCTATCAAGTTTTGAAAAGTCATCGAGGGTTCCAAGTGCGATTAACTGAATTAAATTGGATTTATCGTACGTAGAAACCATTACAATTTCAGATAGTGCTTTATCCAAAAATTCTGGGCTGAATCTTGAGATTAATGAAAGACCGACGATTGATTTTAATCTTTCTTCTGTATTTTTTGAATAAATTCCATTTTTAAAATATTCAACATGCCTTTCGATTACATCTGGTTCAAAAGCTCTTATTTCATTTTTAGCATGTTCTGATAGAATATTGTTTGAAAATTCTGCATTGAAATACATACAGGATAAAAATTCGCTAAAAACTTCCGGAAATCTATTTAAGATATTTGAAAACGCAGTTATTACATTTAAGCGTATTGAAATGTCATTTTCCAAAGTAAGTTTTAAAATATTGTCCATTCGACTTTTAATTTCTTTTATTCCGAGGTATCCTAATAGTTTTGTAGCTTCTGTCTTTTCCTTAATATCGTCTGAAATTATGTACTCGTCAAATCTTTTCAATAATTCTTCTTTTGACATTTCCGCATACATGGCCTCACCAAAAAAGACTGAATAAAATCAAAAATACCGCGTTGAAATTATTGTTATTATTTCTCTATTTTCCTACATATATCAATATTTCTATAAATTAGAGTTTAACTTTTTATTTTGAAAAAAAGCATGTTAAATAGTTTTTAATATTCTCAACCCTTTAAAAAAGTCTTTTTTTTATTTCGGATTATGGTAATTAATTTTAGTTACCAATTTTAGCCATATAATATCTTTAATTATAAAGTATTACTTTCGAATTCATCTAGTAATGTATATATAATTTTTAAGTACATAAAGTAGGTGTTAACCATAATGGTGGTGGTATTTTGAATAAAAAATCATTAAATATCGTTGTAATGTTCGGGATTTTAATGATCCTCGCATTCAGCGGATGTGTAGACCAAAATGCTTCTGAATCCACTTCAGAAGACACAACTCCAAAAATATTAAAAATATTCCACGCAGGGAGCCTTGCAGTTCCTTTCGGAGAATATGAATCATTATATGAAGCCGAATATCCTAATGTGGACGTTCAAAGAGAAGCTGCAGGCAGTGTTGCTTGTGTTAGAAAAATTACAGAACTAAATAAAACTGCAGAAATATTGGCATCTGCGGATTATACATTAATCCCCGACATGATGATGCCAGATTATGCAGACTGGTATGTAATGGTTGCAAAAAACGAAATTGTTATTGCATATACTGAAAACAGCCAGTACTACGATGAAATTACTACAGAAAACTGGTATGAAATTTTCCAAAGAGGTGGTGTAAAATACGGTTTCTCAAGCCCTAATGATGACCCATGTGGTTACAGAACCCAAATGGTTGTACAACTTGCAGAAACAGCTTACGGAGATTCAACAATCTACGACGACTTGATGCTTGAAAATTCAAACTTTGAAGTTGATGAAAATGCAGACGGAACTTACCTTGTAAGAAGCCCTGCATCAATTGAAGTTAACGAAGAAAAAGTATTCATGAGAAGCAAAGAAGTAGACCTTTTAGGTCCTTTAGAAACTGGTGCATTCGATTATTTATTTATCTACAAGAGTGTTGCAAACCAGCACAATTTATCATACATCGAACTTCCTGCTGAAATTAACCTCGGAAGCTATGCAAATGCAGATGATTATGCTAAAGCAAGCATAATTTTAGAAGGTCAAAACAGTACGATTCTTGCAAAACCAATCGTTTACGGAATGACTGTACCTTCAAATGCAGAAGACTATGAAGAAGGAGTTAATTTTGTAAAAACAGTATTGGAAAACCCAGATGTATTTGAAAATGCAGGACAACCAGTAATTAGCCCAGCAATAGCTGTTGGAAATGTTCCTGATGAATTAAGTGACTTAGTCACTATGGGATAATTAAAATCCATTATTTTTTTTCGCATTTTTTGATTTTAAACATATGTGCGAAATTATTATGCTCTATAAATCCGGTGATAATTTGAAAAAAATATTGGTGCTAGGAATTGTTGGAATTTTACTTCTAACATGTTTTGCAGGCTGTACTGATAATTCAGCAGATACAGGCTCTGAAAAGATATACGATGGTAAAACATTAAGATTATGCTGTGGAGCAGGTTTAATGAAACCTATGAATGAAATAATTGCTAACTTTGAAAATGAAACTGGAGCAAAAGTTCAGGTTCACTACGGTGGAAGCGCTGAAGTATTCGGTGTTTTAACCACAACCGGTGAATGTGACGTATTTATTCCAGGCGCATACAAATATACTGAAGATGCAATGAAAGCTGGATACATATTAAATGACACTGTTTTAATGGTGGTCTACCACGTTCCAGTTATTGCAGTTCCTGAAGGAAATCCTAAAAATGTAACGTGTCTTGAAGATTTAACAAGAGAAGATGTATCAGTTGTTTTAGGAGACCCACAAGCATGTGCTATTGGAAAAACTGCTAAAAGCATATGCGAAAAGAACGGGATATGGGAAGATGTAAATTCAAATGTTGAAGTTTTCACCCCTACCGTAAACCAGCTTTTAATATACGAAGCAACAGGACAGGCAGATGCAACCATTATATGGGAAGACATGGTTACATGGGCAGAATCAGAAGGAAAAATTGTAGTTATTCAAATACCAAAAGATCAAAATACCATCAAAACAATCCCAACTGCAGTTACCACTATGGCAGAGGATGTTGAAGTTGCAAAAGCTTTCAATGATTATGTAATCTCAGAAGAATCATTGGGACTCTGGCAGAAGTGGGGTTTTAACCCATGCAACTAATTAATTTTAAAAAAATGTCAATTTTTCTGACATTTTCATTTACATTTTTACTTTTTTTATCGATAAGTTCACTCATTCTAGTTCCGAAGTTTGAAGATGTTTTTGCAGCGTTATTTCATCCAGAAATGATCTATTCTCTTAAAGTATCGTTGTATTCCTCATTACTTTCAACAGCATTCGTTTTAGGATTTTCAATTCCTACAGGCTATGCGATATCTAGATACTCGTTTCCAGGAAAAAATGTAGTAAAAGCAATACTTGATTTACCAATAGCTTTTCCAGAGCTTGTTTTAGGGCTTGCACTCTTACTTTTATTCGGTCAGACATTTATTGGAGACATTTTAGAATTTTTTGGAATAAAAGTAGTATTTACCAAACTAGGAATAGTTGTAGCCCAGATTTTTACAGCACTTCCTTATGCGATAAGGATTGTATGTTCTACTTTTCAGGATATTAATCCAAGATATGAACTCGTTTCAAGGAGTCTTGGATACAGCGAGTTTGAAACTTTTAAAAATGTTACCCTCCCAATGGCAAGAAGCGGGATTTTTGCTTCATCGATAATCGCGTTTGCAAGGTGCATGGGTACGTTTGGAACAGTTTTGATGCTTGCCGGCGGTACGTACATGTACACAGAAACGCTTCCAATAACTTTGTACCTAAACATGTCATATGGGAACCTCGGGATGGCAATTTCAAGCGGAATTGTGCTTCTAATGATATCCTTTATCGCAATATTGATATTTGAGAAATACGAAGGAGGGAAATTTTGAGTTTCGTTAAAGTTGAAAACTTAAATATCAATCTGGGCGAGTTTAAGTTAGAGGACGTTAATTTAAGCGTTGAAAAAGGAGATTATGTAACAATAATCGGGCCAACTGGTAGCGGAAAATCCATACTCTTAGAAACTGCGCTTGGATTTTATACTCCTGAAACTGGAAAGATATTTTTGGAAGAAAAAGAGATAACAGGTTTAGATCCTGAAAAAAGGAATATAAGCATAATTTATCAAGATTATGCACTGTTTCCACACATGACAGTTTACGAAAATATCGAATACGGTCTTAAAAAGAAATTGAAGGATAAAAAAGTCATAAAAGAAGAAATCCTTCAGATAACAAAACTTCTCGGAATCGATCATCTGTTAAACCGAAAACCCGAAACCCTTAGTGGTGGAGAAATGCAAAGGGCATCCATTGCAAGAGGGCTTATCATAAAGCCAAAAATCCTTTTTATGGATGAACCTTTCAGTGCATTGGACGTTAAAACAAAAGAAAAGATAAGAATACTCGTTAAAACTGCAATAAAAAAATATGGAACGACAGTACTTCATGTAACTCACGATTTTGATGATATATGGAGTCTTGCAGATAAAGTTTTGATAATGAAGGGCGGGAGAGTTTACCAGTACGGAACTCCTGAAGACGTATTTTCAAACCCTTCATCTGAAATAGTTGCAGATTTTGTTGGTACAAACATTCTTGATTCAAAAGTGGAAGAGGTACTGGGGGACATTTCAGTTTTGGATGTTTCAGGAGTAAAGATGTATTCTTCAGATATTGCAGAAGTTGGCGAGAATGTAAAATTATCAATTAGGCCTGAAAATATAATCGTTGCTTTGAAGTGTTTTGACAGCTCTGCAAAAAACGTATTCAATGGAAAAGTTACCGAAATTCAAAAAAGAGGCCATTTGGTCTGGTTAACATTGGATATTGGCGGTGTTGATCTAAAAGTGCTTGTTACACCAAATTCTCTTGAAGCTTTGGAAATTGAAGAAAATAAAATATTATGTGTAATGTTCAAAGCAACAGGCGTTAAAATAATAAGATAATAATTTATTTTTTTAATTTTTCAATATGGTTTAAAACTGCAATAACACTCATTGCTACACCTTCAACTTCAATTCCGCCGACTCCTTTTACACCATCTCCAACAAGTAATAAGTTATCCCTAACGATTGGATTTAAGTCAGTTCCATTTGAAGCATGATTTACAGGCCAACCATTACCGTAACTTTGAATGGATATTATTTCATAGTCTTTTCCACCAAATAATGATTCAATATCATTTAAAGCAAGGTTTATTTCTTCTTTAGTGTTATTTTTGATTTGAGTTGCATGAAGCATTATTAAATTATAGTCTTCCTTTGCTAAACTCCTGTCAACATTTGAAGGCTGGTTTAAACCATTAATTCTTTCGCAATCCGTTGTAAATATGACACTTGCACCATCTACAAGACTCGATTTACTTGCAACGTTTATTTTTATTCCTTTTGAAGGAACTGGTTCTTTTTCAATGAATTTAATGTTTGACATTTTTTCAGTTAATTTTGGAGATGCATTGCTTATTACTATATCAAACTGCTCTGAATCAATAAATGCACTATTTTCTTCAACTTCGATTTTTTCTACCGCATGATTTGTGTAGATTTTCCCGCCGTTTTTATTGATTATTTCAACAAGGCTATCGGTAACGCCTTTACAACCGCCAACTGGAATTCCCGGGCCTCCAAATTTATGGTATAACTTACTTATTTCCATAATTTCTGACATAGGGGTGTCGTAAGCATTTAAACTCAAAGCCCAACCGCTAAAAGAGTTTCCAACCGCAAGGGCAAGAGGAATATCTTCTAAAAATTCACCAAATGGTATATTTTTATCAATTTTTCCAAGTTTAAGGCTTGCAGCAAGTTTCAATCCTTTTAATTTTTCTTTTGTATTAACGAGTCCAAAAATATCCTTATATTCGTGATTTTTCCCATTTACTCTGAAGTATCCATCAGGTTCTGAATTTACTATTTTTACATCACTTCCAGCTCTTCGAAGTGTTTGTGCTAAATACCCGTCGTTTCCGTGAGGTATCATGTGAAGTGCCCCGGTAGTTAATTGAAACCCTTTGTATGGAATATTTGTAAATCTGCCCCCAACAAATGGAAGTTTTTCGTAAATTGTAACGGAGTGTTCTTTTGATAAAATTGCACCGCTTAATAGGCCTCCAAGGCCCGCTCCAATAATTCCAATTTTCATAAACATCACTTAAAAAAGTTTAAAATAAAAATAATTTAAAAAAATAGTAGTCAATTATCCGTACATTACGGTTAATTGTGGCATGTCGTAACTGCATTTTTCTTTTTTACCGGTAATTTTTGTGATAGCTTCTCTAAAGTCATCCATTTTGATGAATTCTCTTTCTTCTCTTATTGCAAACATACCTGCTTCAGTACATACCGCTTTTAAGTCAGCACCGACCATATTTTCTGCAATTTTTGCAACTTCTCTTAAATCCACACCTTTAAGGTTCATTTTTTCAGTGTGGATTTTCAAGATGTCGAGTCTTCCATCTTCATCAGGCATTGAAATTTCAATGATTCTATCAAATCTTCCAGGTCTGAGTATTGCAGGATCTAAAATGTCTGGCCTGTTCGTTGCAGCGATGATTTTTACATCTCCTCTTGAATCAAAACCATCCATTTCTGCAAGAAGCTGCATTAAAGTTCTTTGAACTTCTCTGTCTCCACCAGTTAGCGATTCAGTTCTTTTGCTTGCAACTGCATCGATTTCATCAATAAATATAATGCAAGGTGATTTCTCTTTTGCAAGTTTGAACACATCCCTTACAAGTTTTGCACCTTCACCGATGAATTTTTTGACGAGTTCTGAACCAACAACCCTAACGAATGATGCGTTGGTTTCGTATGCAACAGCTTTTGCAAGAAGTGTTTTTCCAGTTCCTGGTGGGCCGTAAAGCAATACTCCTTTTGGTGGAACGATACCCACTTTTTCGAATAATTCAGGGTTTTTAAGTGGGAGTTCTACTACTTCTTTAATATCTCTTATCTGGTTGTTCAAACCACCGATATCTTCAAAGGAAATGTCTGGTTTTTCCTCAATTTCCATTGCCATAGCTCGGTAGTCTTTTTCTTTAGGAAGTACTTCTACAATTGCTAAAGTCTGCTGATTTAAACAAACTCTTGCTCCTGGAACGATATCGTCAGGATCTACAAATTGTGAAAGATTTACAAGGAAATTTGGCCCCGTAGAACTTTTAACAACTGCTTTTCTTTCATTTACTCTATCGAGTATTGTACCAAGTATTAAGGGAGGAATTCTTAATTTATCAAGTTCTCGCTTTAATATTTCATTTTCTTTTTTAATTTGTACATTCTCTCTACTAATATCTTTATTTTTTAATTCCAATCTCAAAACTTTGCTTTCTAACTCTGCAATCTGAGTTTTTTCTTTAAATTCTTTTAAATCCATTTTATTTTTTTCTATATCTGTGGAATAATCATCTGGGTAACTCATGATTTACCTCCATAATAATTATGATAAAAATGATGCTATATAGCGCTTTCTCATTGATTTTCGTTCTCGCAAAACAGTTTTACACCCCATCGAAAACATCTTTACAACTCTCCAATAAGGGTATATGTTTATAATTTATTTGAGCTATATAAATTTATGGATATAATATATAAATACCAAAATAGATACTATTAAATAATTGAAGATATATTCTCTAATGAAGCATTTACCATTTGAATACTATGTAATTAGGATAATATGGTTAAAAATATCTTTAAATTTAGTATATTAGGGTGTAGGTATGCAATGCGAACTCTGCGGAAAAGAGGTTAAGGATATCATTAAAACAAGAGTAGAAGGCGTAGAAATGAATGTTTGCGAGGCTTGCGCAAAGTTTGGAATGTCGCCTAAAGGATATTCTAGGAAACCAAAGGCAGTATTCAAAAATAATGAGAAAAAACCAAAACAAGCTAAAAGGCCTAGAAGGGACATGTTTGATAATTTAAAAACTCTGGTCGAAGATTACGGATCTCTTGTAAAAGAAGCAAGGGAAAAGAAAAACATGACCTTAGAAGAACTTTCAAGAGCTGTTGGAATTAAAGAATCCCTTATCCATAAAATAGAAAGAAATGAAATTGAGCCTGAGGAAAAATACGTAAAAATCCTTGAAAAAGCACTTGGAATTTCGTTCTACGAAGAAGGAGATCTCAACTACGAATCAAGCAGTGATGATGGTGATTTTACACTTGGGGACTTCATTAAAGTTAAAAACAGAAAATAATTTAAAATTAATTTATTAATGTTCCTTTTACATTTTTTAAAAGGGCATTGTATATATTTCTTTTTTTATTTCCATTGAAAATTATCGTTTCAATGCCTAAATTATAGCATTCCATTACTTTTAGATGCATTCCGCCGGTTACATCTTCTTTATTTGACGGTTTCAACGATTTTAAAACATCTTCGATATTTTTTGAATTGATATTTTCAATTATTTTAAATT
This Methanococcus maripaludis C5 DNA region includes the following protein-coding sequences:
- a CDS encoding NAD(P)-binding protein is translated as MKIGIIGAGLGGLLSGAILSKEHSVTIYEKLPFVGGRFTNIPYKGFQLTTGALHMIPHGNDGYLAQTLRRAGSDVKIVNSEPDGYFRVNGKNHEYKDIFGLVNTKEKLKGLKLAASLKLGKIDKNIPFGEFLEDIPLALAVGNSFSGWALSLNAYDTPMSEIMEISKLYHKFGGPGIPVGGCKGVTDSLVEIINKNGGKIYTNHAVEKIEVEENSAFIDSEQFDIVISNASPKLTEKMSNIKFIEKEPVPSKGIKINVASKSSLVDGASVIFTTDCERINGLNQPSNVDRSLAKEDYNLIMLHATQIKNNTKEEINLALNDIESLFGGKDYEIISIQSYGNGWPVNHASNGTDLNPIVRDNLLLVGDGVKGVGGIEVEGVAMSVIAVLNHIEKLKK
- a CDS encoding ATP-binding cassette domain-containing protein, whose translation is MSFVKVENLNINLGEFKLEDVNLSVEKGDYVTIIGPTGSGKSILLETALGFYTPETGKIFLEEKEITGLDPEKRNISIIYQDYALFPHMTVYENIEYGLKKKLKDKKVIKEEILQITKLLGIDHLLNRKPETLSGGEMQRASIARGLIIKPKILFMDEPFSALDVKTKEKIRILVKTAIKKYGTTVLHVTHDFDDIWSLADKVLIMKGGRVYQYGTPEDVFSNPSSEIVADFVGTNILDSKVEEVLGDISVLDVSGVKMYSSDIAEVGENVKLSIRPENIIVALKCFDSSAKNVFNGKVTEIQKRGHLVWLTLDIGGVDLKVLVTPNSLEALEIEENKILCVMFKATGVKIIR
- a CDS encoding ABC transporter permease, which produces MQLINFKKMSIFLTFSFTFLLFLSISSLILVPKFEDVFAALFHPEMIYSLKVSLYSSLLSTAFVLGFSIPTGYAISRYSFPGKNVVKAILDLPIAFPELVLGLALLLLFGQTFIGDILEFFGIKVVFTKLGIVVAQIFTALPYAIRIVCSTFQDINPRYELVSRSLGYSEFETFKNVTLPMARSGIFASSIIAFARCMGTFGTVLMLAGGTYMYTETLPITLYLNMSYGNLGMAISSGIVLLMISFIAILIFEKYEGGKF
- a CDS encoding multiprotein bridging factor aMBF1 gives rise to the protein MQCELCGKEVKDIIKTRVEGVEMNVCEACAKFGMSPKGYSRKPKAVFKNNEKKPKQAKRPRRDMFDNLKTLVEDYGSLVKEAREKKNMTLEELSRAVGIKESLIHKIERNEIEPEEKYVKILEKALGISFYEEGDLNYESSSDDGDFTLGDFIKVKNRK
- the modA gene encoding molybdate ABC transporter substrate-binding protein, whose product is MKKILVLGIVGILLLTCFAGCTDNSADTGSEKIYDGKTLRLCCGAGLMKPMNEIIANFENETGAKVQVHYGGSAEVFGVLTTTGECDVFIPGAYKYTEDAMKAGYILNDTVLMVVYHVPVIAVPEGNPKNVTCLEDLTREDVSVVLGDPQACAIGKTAKSICEKNGIWEDVNSNVEVFTPTVNQLLIYEATGQADATIIWEDMVTWAESEGKIVVIQIPKDQNTIKTIPTAVTTMAEDVEVAKAFNDYVISEESLGLWQKWGFNPCN
- a CDS encoding proteasome-activating nucleotidase; the encoded protein is MSYPDDYSTDIEKNKMDLKEFKEKTQIAELESKVLRLELKNKDISRENVQIKKENEILKRELDKLRIPPLILGTILDRVNERKAVVKSSTGPNFLVNLSQFVDPDDIVPGARVCLNQQTLAIVEVLPKEKDYRAMAMEIEEKPDISFEDIGGLNNQIRDIKEVVELPLKNPELFEKVGIVPPKGVLLYGPPGTGKTLLAKAVAYETNASFVRVVGSELVKKFIGEGAKLVRDVFKLAKEKSPCIIFIDEIDAVASKRTESLTGGDREVQRTLMQLLAEMDGFDSRGDVKIIAATNRPDILDPAILRPGRFDRIIEISMPDEDGRLDILKIHTEKMNLKGVDLREVAKIAENMVGADLKAVCTEAGMFAIREEREFIKMDDFREAITKITGKKEKCSYDMPQLTVMYG
- the wtpA gene encoding tungstate ABC transporter substrate-binding protein WtpA — encoded protein: MNKKSLNIVVMFGILMILAFSGCVDQNASESTSEDTTPKILKIFHAGSLAVPFGEYESLYEAEYPNVDVQREAAGSVACVRKITELNKTAEILASADYTLIPDMMMPDYADWYVMVAKNEIVIAYTENSQYYDEITTENWYEIFQRGGVKYGFSSPNDDPCGYRTQMVVQLAETAYGDSTIYDDLMLENSNFEVDENADGTYLVRSPASIEVNEEKVFMRSKEVDLLGPLETGAFDYLFIYKSVANQHNLSYIELPAEINLGSYANADDYAKASIILEGQNSTILAKPIVYGMTVPSNAEDYEEGVNFVKTVLENPDVFENAGQPVISPAIAVGNVPDELSDLVTMG